In one Candidatus Eisenbacteria bacterium genomic region, the following are encoded:
- the asnS gene encoding asparagine--tRNA ligase, with product MSEVRVAEVQRFVGQEVRLRGWVTHVRSSGKLVFIDLRDGTGRIQGVASKADVAPEIFAVAAGLSIEESVELEGLIREDPRSPGGCEMTIHRVKRIGDSPDYPITPKEHGPAFLLDRRHLWLRSSRPHAILSIRNEFLKACRDFFYDRGFVLIDAPIFTPAAVEGTTTLFETQYFDEKAYLTQSGQLYMEAAAMAFGRVYCLGPTFRAEKSKTRRHLIEFWMLEPEVAFADLDAVLDLQEEMIVYLVSRILDSCRAHLAVLGRDTTPLEKVQRPFPRVSYDDAVGILNAEGHPFEWGGDLGAADETLLCAKSDCPVFVHRFPTAVKPFYMKTDPCNPRLSLSADLLAPEGYGEIIGGGQREDSLEILERRIEEQRLPRGHYEWYLDLRRYGSVPHAGFGMGIERTLTWICGIDHLREAIPFPRMLYRLYP from the coding sequence GTGTCTGAGGTTCGCGTAGCCGAGGTCCAACGGTTTGTGGGGCAAGAGGTTCGTCTCCGCGGATGGGTCACCCATGTCCGCTCGTCGGGGAAGCTCGTCTTCATCGACCTCCGGGATGGGACAGGAAGGATCCAGGGGGTCGCATCGAAGGCGGACGTCGCCCCCGAGATCTTCGCCGTGGCCGCGGGGCTATCGATCGAGGAGTCGGTCGAGCTGGAAGGCCTGATTCGGGAGGATCCGCGTTCTCCGGGCGGCTGCGAGATGACGATCCATCGCGTGAAGCGGATCGGCGACTCTCCCGACTACCCGATCACGCCGAAGGAGCACGGCCCCGCCTTCCTCCTCGACCGGCGCCATCTCTGGCTGCGTTCCAGCAGGCCGCACGCGATCCTCTCGATCAGAAACGAGTTCCTCAAGGCATGCAGGGACTTCTTCTATGATCGAGGATTCGTCTTGATCGACGCGCCGATCTTCACGCCCGCCGCCGTGGAGGGGACGACGACGCTCTTCGAGACGCAGTACTTCGATGAGAAGGCCTATCTCACGCAATCCGGCCAGCTCTACATGGAAGCGGCCGCCATGGCCTTCGGCCGCGTCTATTGCCTGGGGCCGACCTTCCGCGCAGAGAAGTCGAAGACGAGGCGCCACCTGATCGAGTTCTGGATGCTCGAGCCGGAGGTGGCGTTCGCGGACCTCGATGCGGTTCTCGATCTCCAGGAGGAGATGATCGTCTATCTTGTTTCGCGGATCCTCGACAGTTGCCGCGCCCACCTGGCCGTCCTCGGTCGCGACACGACGCCGCTCGAGAAGGTGCAGAGACCCTTCCCCAGGGTCAGCTACGACGACGCGGTGGGGATCCTCAATGCGGAAGGGCACCCGTTCGAATGGGGCGGCGACCTGGGGGCCGCAGACGAAACGCTCCTCTGCGCGAAGTCCGACTGTCCCGTCTTCGTCCACAGGTTCCCGACGGCGGTGAAGCCCTTCTACATGAAGACCGATCCCTGCAATCCAAGGCTCTCTCTTTCGGCCGACCTTCTCGCCCCCGAGGGATACGGGGAGATCATCGGCGGCGGGCAGAGGGAGGATAGTCTGGAGATCCTGGAGCGCAGGATCGAGGAGCAGCGCCTCCCGAGAGGACACTACGAGTGGTACCTCGACCTGAGGAGATACGGCTCCGTCCCGCACGCGGGCTTCGGAATGGGCATCGAGAGGACCCTGACCTGGATCTGCGGGATCGACCATCTCAGGGAGGCCATTCCGTTTCCGCGCATGCTCTACCGCCTCTACCCCTGA